Proteins encoded within one genomic window of Micromonospora halotolerans:
- a CDS encoding aldehyde dehydrogenase family protein, translating into MEPRAFYVAGRPAHGEGELTVTHPYDGRTVGRTTLATPDQVEAAVAAAADVAAAAAALPAHARAAALDHVSRRLADRADEVAALITAENGKPVKWAKAEVGRAVSTFRWAAEEARRFSGELQRLDTDPAATGRIALVRRVPRGPVLGIAPFNFPLNLVAHKVAPAIAVGAPIVVKPAPATPLSALLLGEILAETDLPEGMFSVLPLPNERAAELVADPRLPVVSFTGSGPVGAAIRRAAPDKHVTLELGGNAAAVICEDWSSDGDLTFAAHRIATFSNYQAGQSCIAVQRVYVHEWLYDGFLPRLVAAVEELRTGDPTSELTDVGPLVSVEAAERVEAWVDEAVAAGATIEVGGRRDGATYPPTVLSGVPSSAKVCTEEVFGPVLVVAPVTDAQAAFTAVNDSAYGLQAGVFTHDLQTAFLAARTLEVGGVIVGDVPSYRADQMPYGGVKGSGVGREGLRSAMDDYTEPRVMVLTGVKL; encoded by the coding sequence GTGGAGCCGAGAGCCTTCTATGTCGCCGGCCGCCCCGCCCACGGCGAGGGCGAACTCACCGTCACCCACCCGTACGACGGCCGCACGGTGGGGCGTACCACCCTCGCCACGCCCGACCAGGTCGAAGCCGCCGTCGCGGCAGCCGCCGACGTGGCGGCGGCGGCCGCGGCCCTGCCCGCGCACGCCCGCGCGGCCGCTCTCGACCACGTCTCCCGGCGGCTGGCCGACCGGGCCGACGAGGTCGCCGCGCTGATCACCGCCGAGAACGGCAAGCCGGTGAAGTGGGCGAAGGCCGAGGTGGGCCGCGCGGTCTCCACCTTCCGCTGGGCGGCCGAGGAGGCCCGGCGCTTCTCCGGTGAGCTGCAACGCCTCGACACCGACCCGGCGGCCACCGGCCGGATCGCGCTGGTCCGGCGGGTGCCCCGCGGCCCCGTCCTGGGGATCGCGCCGTTCAACTTCCCGCTCAACCTCGTCGCGCACAAGGTCGCCCCGGCCATCGCCGTCGGGGCCCCCATCGTCGTCAAGCCGGCCCCCGCCACCCCGCTCTCCGCGCTGCTGCTCGGCGAGATCCTGGCCGAGACCGACCTGCCCGAGGGCATGTTCTCGGTGCTGCCGCTGCCCAACGAGCGCGCCGCCGAACTGGTCGCCGACCCCCGGCTGCCCGTCGTGTCGTTCACCGGCTCCGGGCCGGTCGGCGCGGCCATCCGCCGGGCCGCCCCCGACAAGCACGTCACCCTCGAACTCGGCGGCAACGCCGCGGCGGTGATCTGCGAGGACTGGTCGTCCGACGGGGACCTGACCTTCGCCGCGCACCGCATCGCCACCTTCTCCAACTACCAGGCCGGACAGTCCTGCATCGCCGTCCAGCGCGTGTACGTGCACGAATGGCTCTACGACGGCTTCCTGCCCCGGCTCGTCGCGGCCGTCGAGGAGTTGCGCACCGGCGACCCGACCTCCGAACTGACCGACGTGGGGCCGCTGGTGTCCGTCGAAGCCGCCGAACGCGTCGAGGCGTGGGTCGACGAGGCGGTCGCCGCCGGGGCCACCATCGAGGTCGGTGGGCGCCGGGACGGCGCCACCTACCCGCCCACCGTGCTCAGCGGTGTGCCGTCGTCGGCCAAGGTCTGCACCGAGGAGGTGTTCGGGCCGGTGCTGGTGGTCGCCCCGGTCACCGACGCCCAGGCCGCGTTCACCGCGGTCAACGACTCGGCGTACGGGCTGCAGGCCGGCGTGTTCACCCACGACCTGCAGACCGCGTTCCTCGCGGCCCGGACGCTCGAGGTCGGCGGGGTGATCGTCGGGGACGTGCCGTCCTACCGGGCCGACCAGATGCCGTACGGCGGGGTGAAGGGCTCGGGCGTGGGGCGGGAGGGGCTGCGCAGCGCCATGGACGACTACACCGAGCCGCGGGTCATGGTGCTGACCGGGGTGAAGCTCTGA
- a CDS encoding YbaB/EbfC family nucleoid-associated protein, producing MTERSDDGQVTAVVGARGELISVEVAPSVFRDRDAGALSRKITDTVLRASRAAVTATRELVAGYLPPGSPSVEFLRTHDFGALLGRADAVLSRGE from the coding sequence GTGACCGAGCGCTCCGACGACGGGCAGGTGACGGCGGTCGTGGGCGCCCGGGGCGAGCTGATCAGCGTCGAGGTCGCTCCCTCGGTGTTCCGCGACCGGGACGCCGGCGCGCTGAGCCGGAAGATCACCGACACCGTGCTGCGGGCGTCCCGCGCCGCGGTCACCGCCACCCGCGAGCTGGTCGCCGGCTACCTGCCGCCGGGCTCGCCATCGGTGGAGTTCCTGCGCACCCATGACTTCGGAGCATTGCTGGGCCGGGCCGACGCCGTCCTGTCCCGCGGCGAGTGA
- the gabT gene encoding 4-aminobutyrate--2-oxoglutarate transaminase: protein MSSGELHKRRGAAVARGVGSTIASYVDRAGGGTITDVDGREWIDFAAGIAVANVGNSAPRVVEAVRAQVERFTHTCFMVAPYESYVAVCEQLNALTPGDFEKRSALFNSGAEAVENAVKIARHATGRPAVVVFDHAYHGRTNLTMALTAKNMPYKHRFGPFAGEVYRVPMSYPLRDGGLDGATAAARAIEMVEKQVGGENVAALLIEPIQGEGGFVVPAQGFLPALREWATAAGVVFVADEIQTGFCRTGDWFACQHEGVEPDLITLAKGIAGGLPLAAVTGRAELMDAVHVGGLGGTYGGNPIACAAALAAIETMHELDLAAAARRIGTVMVDRLRAIAARDPRVAEVRGRGAMLAVEIVQPGTLTPDPAATAAISAACHAAGLLTLTCGTYGNVLRFLPPLVISDDELARGLDILDAAFG, encoded by the coding sequence TTGTCGAGCGGGGAACTGCACAAGCGGCGCGGGGCGGCGGTGGCCCGCGGTGTGGGCAGCACGATCGCCTCCTACGTCGACCGCGCGGGCGGCGGGACGATCACCGACGTCGACGGGCGGGAGTGGATCGACTTCGCGGCCGGCATCGCGGTGGCCAACGTGGGCAACTCGGCGCCGCGGGTGGTCGAGGCGGTCCGGGCGCAGGTCGAGCGCTTCACGCACACCTGTTTCATGGTCGCGCCCTACGAGTCGTACGTGGCAGTGTGCGAGCAGCTCAACGCGCTGACCCCGGGCGACTTCGAGAAGCGCTCGGCGCTGTTCAACTCCGGCGCCGAGGCGGTGGAGAACGCCGTGAAGATCGCCCGGCACGCCACCGGGCGGCCGGCGGTGGTGGTCTTCGACCACGCGTACCACGGCCGGACCAACCTGACCATGGCGCTGACCGCGAAGAACATGCCGTACAAGCACCGGTTCGGGCCGTTCGCCGGTGAGGTCTACCGGGTGCCCATGTCGTACCCGCTGCGCGACGGCGGCCTCGACGGGGCGACCGCGGCGGCCCGGGCGATCGAGATGGTGGAGAAGCAGGTCGGCGGGGAGAACGTGGCGGCGCTGCTGATCGAGCCGATCCAGGGCGAGGGCGGTTTCGTGGTGCCGGCCCAGGGGTTCCTGCCGGCGCTGCGGGAGTGGGCGACCGCCGCCGGCGTGGTGTTCGTGGCTGACGAGATCCAGACGGGGTTCTGCCGGACCGGCGACTGGTTCGCCTGCCAGCACGAGGGCGTGGAGCCGGACCTGATCACCCTGGCCAAGGGCATCGCGGGTGGGCTGCCGCTCGCCGCGGTCACGGGCCGGGCGGAGCTGATGGACGCGGTGCACGTGGGCGGCCTCGGCGGGACGTACGGGGGCAACCCGATCGCCTGCGCGGCCGCGCTGGCGGCCATCGAGACGATGCACGAGCTGGACCTGGCCGCCGCCGCCCGGCGGATCGGCACGGTCATGGTCGACCGGCTGCGCGCCATCGCCGCCCGCGACCCGCGCGTCGCCGAGGTGCGTGGCCGTGGCGCGATGCTCGCCGTGGAGATCGTCCAGCCCGGCACGTTGACCCCGGACCCGGCCGCCACGGCGGCGATCTCGGCGGCCTGCCACGCGGCCGGGCTGCTCACCCTCACCTGCGGCACGTACGGCAACGTGCTGCGCTTCCTGCCCCCGCTCGTCATCTCCGACGACGAGCTGGCCCGGGGCCTGGACATCCTGGACGCCGCCTTCGGCTGA
- a CDS encoding toxin glutamine deamidase domain-containing protein: protein MLPSPIPHPLDYCPWDVPGWIYEALDWVVGVEWPEGDERAVWDLADQWYGVAGVLAGPRNDATTAAGEVRSGYGGSGLVAQAFDIAWGKVAEGEDAPLHVLVAATGELGKLVDSCGCDIEGAKLEAWIELGILVVELLSLAVATVLTMGAASPAAGAAITASRVAVQQIFKRLVAQLARKAVKEGLKEAGERAAKEVVKSGARGLARRAVLAGLVEAGQEAGTTLATQAHQNSTGRRAGLDLTDVGMSGLGGFAGGAAAPLAGLGRHAHGRFARIGEHFGREMAGETLAESAAGLATGQDLSLEDIARAAASGASGSATGQADSALHHRLDEKLAGLPAQPVDLGLPPSAGVIPSQRMPDPVPLPGDPGPVPHPGTAHSASAANPPSSLVGDGPPAHLPSVDVAAGVGATPAHRVDVAVTTDLPTADATTSPARASASPTLSAVAVEAPVARAPSSDTAEPTSGPVKASGLPGVGTPAQTAPMQAAAPPTMVGPPAAVAPPAHGPIPAPADQTPVGTVTGQAGPLAAPSAHPNAAPAAGPGPGAPVSVPDPRPAPNPRFPLLETLAPQRPASDPPWTPPGPSDPPPPRRMPSKERAARLTADREALDRRRYHGYLRSQREWYEESRRQQRADWLRERADYHEERASDWGAQATQFDRAGRDLAAARWHREAREASLEALELREEAQRVLAGSVVPAEVMVEDDVDFYRINDDVADLALGAVETADHSALTGDGHPPPIDRSRRYGMRGGLRPPLALHQTDLERQMPRHPDGRVVRTADPRRGGWFRLANDGGPAADATRGINCLDCTLSLFETWMHGRPRVSAPRTFDGYLLGDVHRPLGGEADGPRRVEETTGGRFQNLCPAALPGVPDHETRGVIEGGYRDLHGQLLAGGHGSYAFLMTSYEGGGSHAWVALNQDGTVLYLDPQTGRMSGRPLYTHSGVRDPHNVVGVDALVLGPDGRPMPLAGRPPGDYNVLPDPVEPSLPPRPVEPPPPPTPDDGDSPDFNHVHLLGETTTFHHRPDGTSFPGSAPDTEPETVRTRNAHRKAHADRIAAGRYVRDALAASGSLDEVFADGVTPVELAQHVDGPTLQRLVPELDPAAAGDLTRLLADPRVQQMLDHTWEAPPRHEELLAETLVRQLAQRPDLVRMILSTPELANSLTARPITLHHLASHQEAIDVLGGVLKDIAAQGPRAVITPEPPDPLPTPVTEQQRQISVAIAARGQANVQLSFDISRRDDEAYLFAYVDQLYADAAVAQRELNEIAIAVAGDDGQPDWRTEPKSRERVQDKLVEYANDASRLKDLAGAKVQFHRLDDVYRALAQLADDPEVVILHIKDRFLKPQESGYRDVLLNLRMSNGHLAELRLHLAALDDVAEWEHALYEVRRDLEVLPEAGDRPLTEGERAIRDGLLRRAQDIYWQALSETLGEAPPR from the coding sequence ATGCTGCCCAGCCCGATCCCGCACCCGCTCGATTACTGCCCCTGGGACGTGCCCGGCTGGATCTACGAGGCGCTGGACTGGGTCGTCGGCGTCGAGTGGCCGGAGGGTGACGAACGGGCCGTCTGGGACCTGGCCGACCAGTGGTACGGCGTCGCCGGCGTCCTGGCCGGCCCGCGGAACGATGCCACCACCGCTGCTGGCGAGGTCCGCAGCGGATACGGCGGCAGCGGCCTGGTGGCGCAGGCGTTCGACATCGCCTGGGGCAAGGTCGCCGAGGGGGAGGACGCGCCGCTGCACGTCCTCGTCGCGGCGACCGGCGAGCTGGGCAAGCTGGTCGACTCGTGCGGCTGCGACATCGAGGGCGCCAAGCTCGAAGCCTGGATCGAGCTCGGCATCCTGGTCGTCGAGTTGCTCTCGCTCGCGGTGGCCACCGTGCTGACCATGGGCGCCGCCTCGCCGGCGGCCGGCGCCGCGATCACGGCCAGCCGCGTCGCCGTGCAGCAGATCTTCAAGCGGCTGGTGGCCCAGTTGGCCCGTAAGGCCGTCAAGGAGGGGCTGAAGGAGGCCGGCGAGCGGGCCGCCAAGGAGGTCGTCAAGAGCGGCGCCCGCGGGCTCGCCCGCCGGGCCGTGCTGGCCGGACTGGTCGAGGCGGGGCAGGAGGCCGGCACCACTCTGGCGACGCAGGCGCACCAGAACTCCACGGGCCGGCGTGCCGGCCTGGACCTGACCGACGTGGGCATGTCGGGGCTCGGTGGCTTCGCCGGCGGGGCGGCGGCACCGCTGGCCGGCCTCGGGCGGCACGCGCACGGACGGTTCGCCCGGATCGGGGAGCACTTCGGGCGGGAGATGGCCGGCGAGACCCTGGCCGAGAGCGCGGCAGGGCTCGCCACCGGTCAGGACCTGTCGCTGGAGGACATCGCCCGGGCCGCGGCCTCCGGCGCCAGCGGCTCCGCCACCGGGCAGGCCGACAGCGCGCTGCACCACCGGCTCGACGAGAAGCTGGCCGGTCTTCCCGCGCAGCCGGTGGACCTGGGGCTCCCGCCGTCCGCCGGCGTCATCCCCTCCCAGCGGATGCCGGACCCGGTCCCGCTCCCCGGGGATCCCGGCCCGGTGCCTCATCCCGGGACGGCCCATTCCGCCTCGGCAGCGAACCCTCCGTCGTCGCTCGTCGGCGACGGGCCTCCGGCGCACCTCCCGTCCGTCGACGTTGCGGCGGGCGTCGGCGCTACACCGGCTCACCGGGTGGACGTGGCGGTGACGACCGATCTTCCGACAGCGGACGCGACGACGAGCCCAGCGCGGGCCTCAGCTAGCCCGACGCTCTCGGCCGTGGCCGTCGAAGCGCCCGTTGCCCGGGCGCCCAGTTCCGACACCGCCGAGCCGACGTCCGGTCCGGTCAAGGCCTCCGGGCTGCCCGGCGTCGGCACGCCGGCCCAGACGGCGCCGATGCAGGCGGCGGCCCCGCCGACCATGGTCGGCCCGCCTGCCGCCGTGGCCCCACCCGCGCACGGGCCGATACCGGCGCCAGCGGACCAGACACCGGTGGGCACCGTGACCGGGCAGGCCGGGCCGCTGGCCGCCCCGTCGGCGCACCCGAACGCCGCACCGGCCGCTGGCCCAGGGCCGGGGGCACCGGTCAGCGTGCCCGACCCCCGGCCCGCGCCGAACCCCCGCTTCCCTCTGCTGGAGACGCTGGCACCACAGCGTCCCGCGTCCGACCCTCCGTGGACACCGCCCGGCCCCTCTGACCCGCCGCCACCGCGCCGGATGCCCTCCAAGGAACGGGCGGCGCGGCTCACCGCCGACCGGGAGGCCCTCGACAGGCGTCGCTATCACGGCTATCTCCGGTCGCAGCGGGAGTGGTACGAGGAGAGCCGCCGCCAGCAGCGGGCGGACTGGCTTCGCGAGCGCGCCGACTACCACGAGGAGCGGGCAAGCGACTGGGGAGCACAGGCCACCCAGTTCGATCGCGCCGGCCGGGACCTGGCCGCCGCCCGGTGGCATCGGGAGGCGCGCGAAGCCAGCCTCGAGGCCCTCGAACTGCGTGAGGAAGCGCAGCGTGTCCTCGCCGGATCGGTCGTGCCGGCTGAGGTGATGGTCGAGGACGACGTCGACTTCTACCGGATCAATGACGATGTGGCCGACCTCGCGCTGGGTGCCGTCGAGACGGCGGACCACTCGGCGCTCACCGGCGACGGCCATCCACCGCCCATCGACCGCTCGCGTCGGTACGGCATGCGGGGCGGCCTCCGGCCACCGCTCGCGCTGCATCAGACCGACCTGGAGCGCCAGATGCCGCGGCATCCCGACGGCAGGGTGGTGCGGACTGCCGACCCCCGCCGGGGCGGGTGGTTCCGGCTGGCGAACGATGGTGGACCGGCGGCGGACGCCACCCGGGGCATCAACTGCCTGGACTGCACGTTGTCGCTCTTCGAGACCTGGATGCACGGCCGGCCGCGGGTCTCCGCGCCGCGCACCTTCGACGGCTACCTGCTCGGGGACGTCCATCGGCCGCTGGGCGGCGAGGCGGACGGACCGCGTCGGGTCGAGGAGACCACCGGCGGTCGGTTCCAGAATCTCTGTCCCGCCGCACTGCCGGGCGTTCCCGACCACGAGACGCGTGGGGTGATCGAGGGCGGTTACCGCGACCTGCACGGGCAGCTCCTGGCGGGCGGACACGGGAGCTACGCGTTCCTCATGACCAGCTACGAGGGCGGGGGCTCACACGCCTGGGTGGCGCTGAACCAGGACGGCACCGTCCTCTACCTGGACCCGCAGACCGGCCGGATGAGCGGACGTCCGCTCTACACCCACAGTGGTGTCCGCGATCCGCACAACGTGGTGGGCGTCGACGCGCTGGTGCTCGGTCCCGACGGTCGTCCGATGCCGCTCGCGGGCCGGCCGCCGGGTGATTACAACGTCCTGCCCGACCCGGTGGAACCATCGCTGCCGCCGCGACCAGTCGAACCACCACCACCGCCCACGCCCGATGATGGCGATTCGCCGGACTTCAACCACGTCCACCTGCTCGGCGAAACCACCACCTTCCACCACCGGCCGGACGGCACCTCGTTCCCCGGCAGCGCTCCGGACACCGAGCCGGAAACGGTCCGGACGCGGAACGCGCACCGTAAGGCGCACGCCGACCGGATCGCCGCCGGGCGGTACGTGCGGGATGCGCTGGCCGCGAGCGGCAGCCTGGACGAGGTCTTCGCCGACGGGGTGACGCCGGTCGAGCTGGCGCAACACGTCGACGGGCCGACGCTGCAACGGCTGGTGCCGGAGCTGGACCCGGCGGCGGCCGGTGACCTGACGCGGCTGCTCGCCGACCCGCGCGTCCAGCAGATGCTCGACCACACGTGGGAGGCGCCACCCCGACACGAGGAACTGCTGGCCGAGACCCTGGTCCGGCAGCTCGCGCAGCGCCCCGACCTGGTCCGGATGATCCTCTCGACACCGGAACTCGCCAACTCGCTGACCGCCCGCCCGATCACCCTCCACCACCTGGCCAGCCACCAAGAGGCGATCGACGTTCTAGGCGGAGTGCTGAAAGACATCGCAGCACAAGGGCCCAGGGCGGTGATCACGCCGGAACCGCCGGATCCGCTACCCACGCCCGTCACCGAACAACAACGCCAGATTTCTGTTGCGATCGCGGCTCGTGGGCAGGCGAACGTGCAGTTGAGTTTCGACATTTCCCGGCGTGATGACGAGGCCTACCTGTTTGCCTACGTCGATCAGCTCTATGCCGACGCCGCTGTGGCGCAGCGCGAACTGAATGAGATCGCCATCGCCGTTGCCGGGGACGATGGGCAACCCGATTGGAGAACGGAGCCCAAAAGTCGGGAACGGGTGCAGGACAAGCTTGTGGAGTACGCCAACGACGCATCCCGGCTCAAGGACCTGGCTGGCGCCAAGGTGCAGTTTCACAGACTCGATGACGTCTACCGAGCCCTGGCGCAACTGGCCGACGACCCGGAGGTGGTGATTCTCCACATCAAGGACCGATTCCTCAAGCCGCAGGAGAGTGGCTATCGCGATGTGCTGTTGAACCTCCGCATGTCGAACGGCCACCTTGCGGAGCTTCGGCTGCACCTGGCTGCGCTCGACGATGTGGCGGAGTGGGAACATGCCCTGTACGAGGTTCGGCGAGATCTTGAAGTGCTGCCCGAGGCGGGCGACCGTCCATTGACAGAAGGTGAGCGAGCTATCCGGGACGGACTGTTACGGCGGGCGCAGGACATCTACTGGCAAGCATTGAGTGAAACGCTCGGGGAGGCACCACCACGATGA
- a CDS encoding gamma-aminobutyraldehyde dehydrogenase has translation MSDQQQLRNFVNGEYVDPVDGGYADLIDPCTGEVFAQAPVSGAADVDAAMKAAAAAFEGWRDATPGERQKALLKLADAVESRAAELVDAEVRNTGKPRQLTADEELPPAVDQFRFFAGAARLLEGRSAGEYMAGHTSYVRREPIGVCAQVTPWNYPLMMAVWKIAPALAAGNTVVLKPSDTTPVSTLLLAEIASEFLPPGVFNVVCGDRDTGRALVSHPTPQFVSITGSTRAGMEVAAAAAPDLKRTHLELGGKAPVVIFDDADVAAAAEAIAVGGYFNAGQDCTAATRVLAGPGIHDDFVAALAEQARNTKTGAPDDEDVLYGPLNNANQLGRVRGFVDRLPDHANVETGGSQLGERGYFYAPTVVSGVRQADEIIQDEVFGPVITVQRFSDEDEAVRWANGVDYGLSASVWTKDHGRAMRMTRRLDFGCVWVNTHIPFVSEMPHGGFKHSGHGKDLSVYSLEDYTRIKHVMHNIEG, from the coding sequence ATGAGCGATCAGCAGCAGCTGCGCAACTTCGTCAACGGCGAGTACGTCGACCCGGTGGACGGCGGGTACGCCGACCTGATCGACCCGTGCACCGGCGAGGTCTTCGCCCAGGCGCCGGTCTCCGGGGCCGCGGACGTGGACGCGGCCATGAAGGCGGCCGCCGCCGCGTTCGAGGGCTGGCGGGACGCCACCCCGGGCGAGCGGCAGAAGGCCCTGCTGAAGCTCGCCGACGCCGTGGAGTCCCGGGCGGCCGAGCTGGTCGACGCCGAGGTCCGCAACACCGGCAAGCCGCGGCAGCTCACCGCCGACGAGGAGCTGCCGCCGGCGGTGGACCAGTTCCGGTTCTTCGCGGGCGCCGCCCGTCTGCTGGAGGGGCGCTCGGCCGGCGAGTACATGGCCGGGCACACCTCGTACGTGCGGCGGGAGCCGATCGGCGTCTGCGCCCAGGTGACGCCCTGGAACTACCCGCTCATGATGGCGGTCTGGAAGATCGCCCCGGCCCTGGCGGCGGGCAACACGGTGGTGCTGAAGCCCTCCGACACCACGCCGGTGTCGACGCTGCTGCTGGCCGAGATCGCGTCCGAGTTCCTCCCGCCGGGCGTGTTCAACGTGGTGTGCGGCGACCGGGACACCGGCCGGGCGCTGGTGTCGCACCCGACCCCGCAGTTCGTCTCGATCACGGGGTCGACCCGGGCCGGCATGGAGGTCGCCGCGGCGGCCGCCCCGGACCTCAAGCGGACCCACCTGGAGCTGGGCGGCAAGGCCCCGGTGGTGATCTTCGACGACGCGGACGTGGCGGCGGCGGCCGAGGCCATCGCGGTGGGCGGCTACTTCAACGCCGGCCAGGACTGCACGGCCGCCACCCGGGTGCTGGCCGGGCCGGGCATCCACGACGACTTCGTGGCCGCCCTGGCCGAGCAGGCCCGCAACACGAAGACCGGCGCGCCGGACGACGAGGACGTGCTCTACGGCCCGCTGAACAACGCCAACCAGCTCGGCCGGGTACGCGGGTTCGTGGACCGGCTGCCGGACCACGCGAACGTCGAGACCGGCGGCTCCCAGCTCGGCGAGCGCGGCTACTTCTACGCGCCGACCGTGGTCTCCGGGGTTCGCCAGGCCGACGAGATCATCCAGGACGAGGTGTTCGGGCCGGTCATCACCGTGCAGCGCTTCTCCGACGAGGACGAGGCGGTGCGCTGGGCCAACGGCGTGGACTACGGCCTCTCCGCCTCGGTGTGGACGAAGGACCACGGCCGGGCCATGCGGATGACGCGCCGGCTGGACTTCGGCTGCGTCTGGGTGAACACGCACATCCCGTTCGTCTCGGAGATGCCGCACGGCGGCTTCAAGCACTCCGGGCACGGCAAGGACCTCTCGGTCTACAGCCTGGAGGACTACACCCGGATCAAGCACGTCATGCACAACATCGAGGGCTGA
- a CDS encoding SUKH-3 domain-containing protein, whose amino-acid sequence MIERQQVEELAAVWARRDSERLGFPCTPFVEEFDLGYLVTSTVAPEARALPGDLPATVIDKETGELSTWPRVPAAAVEQMFRQRRTAAPRAPRTVDPAGQLLREITRLPTPGAAAHLTVDGRTHVAQGAKGDVELHHHPLVASYLDELPAGHLVRGGERHAEMIVVSDVLHEQDHALTSAGRTPLGLDEARSLLGKARMEFFRIREPGDPAGGPCELRCESCIRFLVHFNVLPWPELAYAEEWHADPQNDPEPGRFPAEVANALVVAGWQPHFGDEVSAAASIRKVTEVSGSRHAHHPFPAALEAITAFPGLVGARQGPGEEVWISRFDIRPRKMAHTADTLADFGAVLGVRLFPLGSERQESIIAVDEHGRIFALDQAGEWFLGPDIDAALTTLLLGRAPARVRDDGTW is encoded by the coding sequence GTGATCGAACGACAGCAGGTCGAGGAACTCGCCGCCGTCTGGGCTCGACGGGATTCCGAGCGCCTGGGATTCCCGTGCACTCCGTTCGTCGAGGAGTTCGACCTGGGTTACCTGGTCACGTCCACGGTGGCGCCCGAGGCCCGGGCTCTCCCCGGTGACCTGCCGGCCACGGTCATCGACAAGGAGACCGGCGAGCTGTCGACCTGGCCACGCGTGCCGGCCGCCGCTGTCGAGCAGATGTTCCGGCAGCGCCGAACGGCCGCGCCGCGGGCGCCGCGCACCGTCGACCCGGCCGGCCAACTGCTCCGCGAGATCACCCGGTTGCCCACACCCGGCGCCGCGGCCCACCTCACCGTCGACGGCCGCACGCACGTCGCGCAGGGCGCCAAGGGCGACGTCGAGCTGCACCACCATCCGCTGGTCGCGTCCTATCTGGACGAGCTGCCCGCCGGCCACCTGGTCCGCGGCGGCGAGCGGCACGCCGAGATGATCGTCGTCTCCGACGTTCTGCATGAGCAGGATCACGCACTGACGTCCGCCGGTCGCACCCCGCTCGGCCTGGACGAGGCCAGATCGCTACTCGGCAAGGCCCGGATGGAGTTCTTCCGCATCCGGGAACCGGGCGACCCGGCCGGCGGCCCGTGTGAACTCCGCTGCGAGTCCTGCATCAGATTCCTGGTGCACTTCAACGTCCTCCCGTGGCCCGAACTGGCCTACGCCGAGGAGTGGCACGCTGACCCGCAGAACGACCCCGAACCCGGCCGGTTTCCGGCCGAGGTGGCGAACGCCCTCGTGGTCGCCGGCTGGCAGCCGCACTTTGGCGACGAGGTGTCAGCCGCCGCCTCCATTCGGAAGGTCACGGAGGTCAGCGGGAGCCGGCACGCACATCACCCCTTTCCGGCCGCGCTGGAAGCCATCACCGCCTTTCCCGGCCTGGTCGGTGCGCGACAAGGGCCGGGCGAAGAGGTCTGGATCTCCCGGTTCGACATCCGACCCCGCAAGATGGCCCACACCGCCGACACCCTCGCCGATTTCGGGGCGGTGCTCGGTGTCCGGCTGTTCCCGCTCGGCAGCGAGCGGCAGGAGAGCATCATCGCCGTCGACGAGCACGGCCGGATCTTCGCGCTCGATCAGGCCGGCGAGTGGTTCCTCGGCCCGGACATCGACGCCGCCCTCACCACCCTGCTGCTCGGTCGCGCTCCCGCCCGGGTCCGCGACGACGGCACCTGGTGA
- a CDS encoding DinB family protein, which produces MSDESVDTDRPTSHFAWSNMFVTPEDDPRSEGGFDDELSVLVNYLRDQRLTLELKCAGLDAEQLARRSVPPSPMSLLGLVRHMAEVERGWFRRTMAGEDAPRIWRHEADRDADFHGAVGDPAVVEEAWAAWREEVAYAERFVASALNLDVKGRHGDGEISLRELLVHMIEEYARHNGHADLLRELIDGRVGQ; this is translated from the coding sequence ATGTCTGACGAGAGTGTCGATACCGATCGACCCACCTCCCACTTCGCCTGGTCGAACATGTTCGTCACGCCGGAGGACGACCCCCGTTCGGAAGGCGGGTTCGACGACGAGTTGAGCGTCCTGGTCAACTACCTGCGGGACCAGCGCCTCACCCTGGAACTCAAGTGCGCGGGTCTCGACGCCGAGCAGTTGGCCCGGCGGTCGGTCCCCCCGTCGCCCATGTCGCTGCTGGGGTTGGTCCGGCACATGGCGGAGGTGGAGCGGGGCTGGTTCCGCCGCACCATGGCGGGCGAGGACGCGCCGCGGATCTGGCGGCACGAGGCGGACCGGGACGCCGACTTCCACGGCGCGGTGGGTGACCCGGCCGTGGTCGAGGAGGCCTGGGCGGCCTGGCGGGAGGAGGTCGCGTACGCGGAGCGGTTCGTCGCCTCGGCCCTGAACCTGGACGTCAAGGGGCGGCACGGTGACGGGGAGATCTCGCTGCGGGAGCTGCTGGTGCACATGATCGAGGAGTACGCCCGGCACAACGGCCACGCGGATCTGCTGCGCGAGCTGATCGACGGCCGCGTGGGCCAGTGA